The DNA sequence TTCTTCCCAGCGGATGACCGGGATGTAGACCGCTAAGAACAGTGCCAGCATGCCGGCCGCGATCCAGGGACTGCGAGCTGCGAGCGCAAATCCGGCGCCGACGAGGATCGATCCCAGGTAGAGCGGATTGCGGGTGTAAGCGTAGGGGCCGGATTGGGTGATCTCCTCCGCCTTGCTGACGTGTCCCGAGGCCCAGGCGCGCAAGGCCAGCCCCACGGCCGCCACCGCGGCGCCGGCGATGATCGAGGCCGCCGTGGGACGAGCCAGCCACAGGTACAGCACGGCGAAAACGAAGCCCACCGGGACGCGGATGCGCCGCGCCCATGTCCCCCAGTCACTCATGCGGCGACTCCAGGCCGAGATACGGCGCCAGCCACGGGGTCGGGCGCGTGTATCGCAGGCCGAGCGAGCGGCAGGCTCCGCGCAGCGCCTCCTCAGGCTTCGGAAACCCGTGGTGGACGAGGATACGCACGTTGGCCGGCTTGCGCGGCGTGCGCACGAGCGAGACGGGAAAGACGTACATGCAGTGCCGCTTGAAGCTGCGGCACCACTCCTCCGGCCACCATGTCAGGTTCTGCACCGCGGACGAGAGATACTCCTGCTCGTTGCGAAAGCGGGCCAGCACGTCGGCGGTCTGGGCGTGGAAGCGGGGCAGCACTTCCTGGTGGCGGCCTGCCTCGAAGCGGAACACCGAAGAATTGCCGACCTTGCGCCCGCCGCGCAGCCAGTCGCGGATAATGCAGAACTCACCCGGATGATCGAAGAAGCAGTCGATCGCATCCATGATGACAATGTCGAGATCGAGGAACAGGGTCGTGCCCTGAAGGCCGGTCTGCTTCTGATCGAGGATGCCGAGCTTGTTCCACCCGCGCTCCGGACCCGGCGGGAAGCTGACCCGAGGCAGCGGGCGAGCTTCCACCGGCGGCGCGACACCGGCGGGGTCGTCGGTGAAGCAGAGGAAGCGATAAGGGCGGAAAAGATGGCGCTGCACCATCTGGTACAGCCGATTCACGGAGGCGGCACCGTACTTCGTGCCCCACTTCATGCAAACGATGTTCACCGTCTGCGCAGGTTGCGAAGGCTTGTGCACGGAAAGATGAACGATTGTCTCATGCAGGAGCGGCCGGGGCGAACCTGCAGCTCACACCGGCCGTCCGCGGCGCCGGGCGATGGCGTCGAGCATGGCGTCGATCGCCGCCTGCGCGTCCACCAGTTCCATCTTCACCGGGACAACGGCCAGAGGCTTCAGCGAAGAGAAATAGCCGCCCAGGTTCACGGCATCTTTTTCCGTGGTGACGAAGCCGCCGGCGTCGCACTTCTGGGCCAGGTGCAGCAGTTCGTGGACGTCGTCCTTGGTGTAGCGGTGATGATCGCGGAAGACGGCCTCCCCCGCGGGCTCGATGCCCGCCTTGGTCAGCTGCAGGAAGAAGTTCTTGGGGCGGGCGATGGCGCAGAACGCCACCGGGCGGGGCGGGACATTCGTGGCCAGGATGCCGCGCCTCGCGCGCCAGAAAGCTCTGGCCGCGGGGAATGCGTGCGGTTCGGCGCCGCTCATGAGCACGACGGCGTCGGCGCGGCGCAGCGCGGTCAGTGCCTCGCGCAGGCGTCCGCGGGGCAGCAGGCGGTCGCGTGCCTCCTCGGGAGTCACCAGCACGACATCGAAGTCGCGGGCGAGTTGCCGGTGTTGAAAGCCGTCGTCGAGGAGGTGAAGCCGGGTCTCAAACAGCTTTTCCGCAGCGGCGCCGGCCTGGTAACGGTCTTCGCCGACCACCACCGGAACCTTGAGCTTGCGCGCGATGAGTAAAGGCTCGTCGCCGAACTCTTCCGGCAATCCCGCGGGGTCCACGACGCGCACGCCTGTGCTCTTGCGACCGTAACCGCGGGAGAGCACGTCGAAGGAGATGCCGCGCGCCTGCAGGAGTTCGCCCAGTGCGATCACGAACGGTGTCTTGCCCGAACCACCGGTCGAGATGTTGCCCACGCTGACCACGGGCCTGGCGAGGCGGCGCGCGGCCAGCAAGTCGCGGTCGTAGAGCTGATTGCGGAACGCGGTCACGAAGCTGTAAACGGAGGAAAGCATCATCCGGCGCGGCTCTCCACGGCCGGTAGAAGCGTCTCCAGCGCTTCCAGGGTGCGGGCGGTGGCGCCGGACTGCGAGCGAAAGACATCGGCCGCGCGCTGTCCCAGCTCGCGGCGGACGACGGAATCATCGAGCAAGCGCAGGAGTTCGGCGCTCAACCACTCCGGCGCGGCCACGCTGACCGCGCCGGCGCGGCTGAAGATGTTCACGATGTCGCGGAAATTCTCGGTGTGCGGTCCGGTCACGATGGGCACGCCGTGCTGCGCCGGCTCGAGAATGTTGTGCCCGCCGCGGGGGACCAGGCTTCCTCCGACGAAAGCCACGGACGCCAGCGTATAGACGGCGGCCAGTTCGCCGATGGTATCCAGCAGGATGACCGCCCCGGCGCAGGATTCCTGGCCGGTCATGCGGGAGCGCCTGATGAAACTCGAGCTGCTGCCCAACAGCAGGCCGGCGACCGATTCGAAGCGCTCCGGGTGCCGCGGCGCCAGGACCAGCGCCGTCCGCGGGTGCGACTTGAGCAAAGGGCGGAAGGCATCGAGCAGTAACGGCTCCTCCCCTTCCACGGTGCTGCCGGCGACGATGACCTGGTCCACGCCGGAACGGGCAAAAGCAGCGCCCAGCATCTCGACCACGGGCTTGGCCGCCGGGGCGGCGATATCGAACTTCAGGTTGCCGGCGACGCGCACGCGCTCCGCCGGCGCGCCGATCTCGACCAGCCGTTGGGCGTCCAGCCCGCTCTGCGCCAGGAAGACTGCGACGCGGCGCAGCACATGCCTCCAAACGAATCGCAACCACCGATACCGCGGAAAAGAGCGATCCGAGATGCGCGCATTCACCACCGCGACGCGCGCGCCTTGGGAATGGGCGGCGTGCAGGAAATTCGGCCAGAACTCGGTCTCCGCCAGCACCACCATCGCCGGACGCAACGCCCGCATGTAACTGCGGACACTGAACCCGAGGTCAAGCGGGAAAAAGAAGACGTTCTCCTCGCCGAATCGTTCGCGAGCCAGCTTCTGGCCGGTGGCGGTGGTGGTGGAGACGAAGAGCCGCCGCCCGGGATGGCGCGCGGCCAACCCCTCGACCAGCTTGCCGATCGCCAGCACCTCGCCGACCGAGACCGCATGCACCCAGATGCATCCCTCCGGCGACCGGCGCAGGATGCGCGGCGGCACGCTGCCCAGGCGCTCGGCCAGTCCGGAGCGGTACTTGCCGGCGGCGAGCATCTTCCACAGCCAGTAGGGAAGGGTCACCAGCAGCGCCAGCAACAGCGCCGCGCTGTAGAGGAAGTGCATCCGCTGGATTCTACGGCATGACAGCACGGGGGCAGCCGCTGGGTGGCGAAAACCGCCCTCCCGCGTCCATAATCGGTACATGCGCCGCGCGCTGATCCTCTCCGTCCTGGCGGGGTTGTCGCTTTCCGCCGCGCTGCTGATCGCCGACGATAAGGTCTTCGTCGCCCCCAAGGCCTACCACGCCAACACCTATCCCGCCCGCGACGAGCATCCCCTGGAGCACGTCAGCATCGCGGCGGATCCGTACGACCTGCCGGACAAGACGGCGGGCGTCTTCCGCGTGCCGTACAAGCAGGCGGGCTTCGTGCCCATCCGGCTGATCGTCTCCAACGACGGCGACTCGACGCTGGTGCTGAGCGACATGAAGGCCGAGTTGATCACTGTGCGGAAGGTCAAGATCCGGCCGGCGGTGCCCGACGACATCTATCGCAGGATCGCGAAGCAGGGGAAGCGTCCCGACGAGCCGCGTACCGTCCCGCTGCCCATCCCCCGCAAGGCGAAGCCCAGCGTGAGCAAAGAAGCGCAGGACGAAGTCGAGGCTTCCGGGTTCCTGGCCCGGGCCGTGGAGCCGCACAGCACCCAGGCGGGCTTCCTGTACTTCGACGTGGAGGGAATCTCCAATCCGTTGGCGGGCGCGTACCTCTATGTCACCGGGTTGCGCGACGCCGGGGGGCAGGAACTGATGTACTTCGAGATCCCGCTGGAAAAGTACCTGAGCTATCGCCCCGGGCATTAAGCGTTTGCCCGGCACTTCTTTCGTCCGGCGCTGTACTTCCGCGCATCTAGATGTGCACTGTTGGAAGATTGCGCGCCCAAGTGCCACCGCATAAGCTTGATTTCAGGCACCAGCAGGAGGCCGTTTCTGGCCACCACGGCCCCCTGATCCGCGGAAGGAGTGCGATCAGTTGATGATCAGAAGATGGTTTCTCGCCCTGGCCTGGACCGGCCTTTTTCTTTCGCTCAGCGCGTGTGGCGTTGGCGGCGGCTCACCCATCGACAAGGGGACGGGGTCCGCGCCTCTGAACGTGAATATCGGCGATGCTTCCGCGGACCGCATCGTCTCGTTCGACCTGACCATCAATTCCGTGACCTTGACCGGCAGCGGCGTCAGCGCCACCCTGCTGTCGACGCCGACCAAGGTGGAATTCAGTCACCTTTCGGGCACGGTCGCGCCGCTCTCGCTGGCATCGGCCTCGAACGCGACCTTTAACAACCTGACCATCACCCTGGCCGACCCGCACGTGACCATCATCAACGACCTCGGCGTTCCGGTGGCGGCCAATGCCAGCCTGACCCAAGCCAGCGTGTCGGTGCCCATCAGCGCCACCTTCAACAACACGGCTTCGACGCTGAACATCGACCTGAATCTCGCGCAGTCGACCACCTTGAATCTGGGAGTCAATCCGCCCACCGCCAGCATCGCCCCGATCCTCACCGCTGCCGTGGTGACGAACGCCGCCTCCAGCCAGACGCCGGAGACGGGCGGGTTCCAGGAGGTGACCGGCGCCATCAGCGGTATTGCCGGCAGTTCGTTCACCATCAGCGTGAAACAGGCCGGGGAGACACTGACCTTCGCCACCGACAGCAACACGACCTTCAGCGGGGTGAGCGGCGTTCCCGCCTTGCAGACCGGTAACGTCGTACAGGTGAACGGCGCCACCATGAACGATGGCACCTTGCTGGCGACCCGCGTGAGCCTTCAGGTCGGAGGCCCCGCCGGGCTGGAGGTGGAAGGGCTGGTCGCCAGCGTGACCGGCAGTCCGGCGACGAGCGTCGATGCAGTCGTGCACGATGTGGCGACCAGCAGCGCATCGCAGCCCGCTATCGCTGACATCGTGACCACCGACATCAGCACCGTACCCGCCAACAAGTTCCTGGTGAACAGCGCGGCCGACCTGACCGGAGTGGCCGTCGCCTTCGACGCCAGCCACGTGGCCGTGGGACAAAGCCTGGAACTCGATGCCGCCACCGCTGCGGCCAACAACATCGTCGCCGACCAGGTGCAGTTGAGGGACGGAACGTGGACCGGCACCATCACTGGCGCCATCATTCCCGTGGGAAACGCGACGAAGTTCACGCTCACGCTCCCCTCCGATTCCGCCCTGGTCAAGCTGACGGCGCCAACCCTGAACCCGGTGACGACCATCACCGTCTTCAAGCAGCCCTCCACCACGATGCTGAACGGGGTCACGATCACGCCCAACCTGGCGGTGCGGGTGCGGGGCCCGCTCTTCTTCGACGGCGCCAACTACACCCTGGTCGCGGTACGCATGACCACACCGTGACCTCCTGAGCCGCAGGGTGCGATATGCGATACTGAATCCATGCCCATGCCCGCGCTGCCTCCGGCCGAGCCCAAGTCCGTGGTTGTGAACCTGACGGCCGGCACGGGCATAGAGATCGAGTGGAAGGACGGCCACCGCAGCAGCTACACCTTCCAGTACCTGCGCGACGCCTGCCCCTGCGCCATGTGCAACGAGGAGCGCGACAAGACGGGGCGCGAGCCCGGGGAGGCGGCAAAACCCGCTGCCGGCGCGCTTCCCATGTTCAAGGCGGCGGCGAAGCCGGTCCACGTGGAGCGCATGGGCAAGTACGCGATCCGTTTCACCTGGAACGACAAACACGAGCACGGGATCTATTCCTGGGACTACTTCCGCCACATCTGTCCCTGCGCGGAATGCCGCGCCCTGCGCGCCGCCAGCCAGGAACCGACCACGAAGGTGCAGTAGGCGCAGTGCAGCATCTCCTGGACCAACTCAATCCGCAGCAGCGCAAGGCGGTGGAAACCGTCGCGGGCCCGCTGCTGATCCTGGCCGGCGCCGGCAGTGGCAAGACCCGGGTCATCACCTACCGCATCGCACACCTGATCGAGAACCTCGGCGTCTCGCCGGATTCCATCCTGGCGGTCACCTTCACCAACAAGGCGGCGGCGGAGATGGCGGAACGGGTGGAGAAGCTGACCAGCGGATCGCTGCTCCGCCAGCCCTGGATCTCGACCTTCCATTCCTTCTGCGTGCGGGTGCTGCGGCGCGACATCGAGGCGCTGAACGAGTTCCGCAAAGATTTCGCCATCTACGACGAGACCGACCAGCAGCAGGTGGTGAAGGCGGCCATGCGGCGGCTGGGCCTCGACGACAAGCAGACCAAGCCGCAGGCGGTGCTGGGGCGCATCTCCTGGGCCAAGAACCACATGCTCGACCCGCAGCAGGTCTTCCACAGCGCCAACGATCCGATCAGCGAGCGGGTGGCGCACGTCTTCGAGATCTATCGGCAGGAATTGCGCAAGGCCAACGCGCTCGACTTCGACGACCTGCTGTTAGAGGCTGTCCGCCTGCTGAAAGAGGCGGCCGAGGTCCGCGAGCGCTACAACCGCCGCTTCGAGTACATCCTGATCGACGAATACCAGGACACCAACCGCCCGCAGTACGAGCTCATGCGCCTGCTGGCCGGCGCGCACCACAACGTCTGCGTGGTGGGCGACGAGGACCAGTCGATCTACTCCTGGCGCGGAGCCGACATCCGCAATATCCTGGAGTTCGAGAAGGACTTTCCGGACGCGAAGATCATCCGCCTGGAGCAGAACTACCGCTCCACCCAGACCATCCTGAGCGCGGCCTCGGCGGTGGTGGCCCACAACGTCCAACGCAAGGGGAAGACCCTGTGGACGTCGCGCGAAGGCGGCGGCAAAGTCGGTTTCTACGAAGCCCCCGACGGCGAGAACGAGGCCTTGTTCGTCGCCGACCACATCTCCAAGTACGTGGCCCGTGCCCATCAGGAAGGCGTGGAGCAGCCGCGCGCTGCCGTACTGTACCGCACTAACTTCCAGTCACGGCTGGTGGAAGAGGCCATGCGCCGCTACGGGGTGAAGTACCACGTGGTGGGCGGCTTCTCCTTCTACGAACGCACCGAGATCAAGGACCTGATCTCGTACCTCAAGTTGATCCAGAACCTGGACGACTCCATCGCGCTGCTGCGGGTGGTCAACACGCCGGTGCGCGGCATCGGCAAGACCACGGTCGAGACGCTGGAGCGGATCGCGCTCGAGACCGGGATGTCGCTATGGGGAGCGATCGGGGAGGCAATCCAGCGGCACCTGCTGCCGGCGCGTGCCCTGGCAGCGTTGAAGGGCTTCCGGCAGGTCATCGAGGACGGGCGGGCGATGCTGGCGGGGACATTCGTGGAGAAACTGGCGGGTGAGCTGCAGGAGTCGTCAGTCGTCAGTCGCCAGTCGTCAGCCGAAGAGTCTATCTCGGAAGACGAGAGCGCGGCGGACTTCTTCAGTAAGCTTGCGGCCGACGACCGACGACCGTCGACCGACGACCAAGCGAGCGACCAGCGACTAGCGACTAGCGACCCAGTGGTCGGTTTCCGCTCCCCCGGCGGCCCCGCCACCTTGCCCGAGGTCCTGAAGTTCCTGATCGACCGCACCGGTTACATCAAGCAGCTTGAAGAAGAGGCGACGCCGGATTCCTTCGCCCGCATCGACAACCTGCGCGAACTGGTGAACGCCGCCATGGATGCGCGCGACCGCGGCGAAACCCTTTCCGATTTCCTCGACCACGCCGCCTTGGTCAGCGAAGCCGACGACTACGACGAGAAAGCGCAGATCACGCTCATGACCCTGCACGCTGCCAAGGGACTGGAGTTCCCGCTGGTGTGCCTGATCGGCCTGGAGGAGGGCCTGTTTCCGCATTCGCGGACGCTGATGGACCCGCCGCAGCTCGAGGAAGAGCGCCGCTTGTGCTACGTCGGGATGACCCGCGCCATGGACACGCTGCTGATCACCCGCGCCCGCTTCCGCCGGCGCTACGGCACCGACTTGCCGGATGCGACCGTGCCCTCGCGCTTCCTGGAGGAGGTCCCGCCGCAGTTGCTCGAGGACCTCACCGAGCCCCGCGGGCGAGGAACCGCGCGGGATGTTGTCGCCCGCGACTACGACCACGCGCACGATCGTTACGACGAGGACTTCGACCAGCGGCCCCGCTACGGCAACGGGCGCAAGCCGAAGACCTCGTACGGCGGCGCCACCTACAATTCCATCGACAACATCGCCGAGTTCTTCGCCTCGCGGGGCAAGAAGTTCACGCGTTCCAAGATCGAGGTGCCCACTTCGACCGGCAAAACCGGATTCCGCCCGGGCATGAAGGTGCGTCACCCGAAGTACGGCGAGGGGACGGTGTACAAGCGCGAAGGCGAGGGTGACGACGCGAAGATTACTGTACAATTCCCACGTTTTGGCCTGAAAAAGCTGGTGGAACGGTTTGCGCAGCTGGAACGCGCGTGACCGGGGAGGGTTCCGATGAAAAAGCTCTGGGCAGTCGCGACATTCATCGCGCTGGTCGCTATCGCCACCGGCCTGGCGCAGTACCGCTGGCCGAACATGACCACGGTGCAGAGAGTGTGGGTGGACAAGCTGGGCAACAACGATGACGCCGAACGCTTCCGCTTCCAGCTCGCCATTGAGCTGGGGCATAACGGCTTCACTGCCTGGGACCAGGCCGACGGCGCCGACGCCATCATCAAGGGCACCTTCTCCTACAAGAACTTCAGCGACAAGTCGGGAGCCGCCGCCAACCTCCGCATCATGAGCCCCGAGAACAAGGAGATCTGGGGCCTGAGCGTCAACGACCCGAAGACCGACCGCAAGGGCGATTCTTCCCTGTGGGTGGCGCAGGAGGTCGCGAAAAAGATGAGAGAGCAGAAGGCCAACGAGATCAAGTGGTTCAAAGGAAAGAAATAGTTTCGAGTTTCTCGTTTCTAGTTTCCAGAAAAGGCTGAGGATAAGAATGGCAAATACCAAGAACCTGAGCAGGGAAGAACGTAAGAAGGCGAAGCGCGCGGCGCGCAAGAAGCAGGCGCCGAAAAAGCCGCGTGAATACGCCCGCGGATCGAAGAAGAGAAAGGTCAAGAAGATGGCTCGCGGCCAGTCGAAGCGGACCTAGAGCACGAGACACGGGAGCTGGGCGCGGGACGCCCATCTCCCGAATACCAGGAGCGCCGTCTGGCTAGCCAACTACTCGCCACCAAATCCATCGACAAGCTGATCGCCGAGTCGGAGGAGCCGGAGCACCGGCTGAAAAAGACGCTGGGCCCGTGGAGCCTCACCGCGCTCGGCATCGGCGCGGTCATCGGCTCCGGCATCTTCACCGTGATCGGCACCGCGATCGCCGGCCAGAAGTTCGAAGTCTCCTCGATCCTCAACGCTCCCCTGCTGGACTACCTGGTCCACCATTCAGCGACCTTCGGCAGGCCGGGAGCCGGTCCGGGGATTGCGCTGTCCTTCGTGCTGGTTGCGGTGGCATGTGCGTTCACAGCTCTGTGTTACGCGGAGCTGGCGTCGATGATCCCCATCGCCGGCAGCGCCTATACCTACACCTACGCCACCATGGGCGAACTGATCGCCTGGATCATCGGCTGGGACCTGATCCTGGAATATGCCGTCAGCAACATGGCCGTGAGCGTCGGCTTCGCCGCCCACCTGGTCGATCTGTTCGATTGGTTCAGCATCCATCCGCCCCTGCGATGGATCTCCCCGGCTTACTTGCCCAGCGGGCTCTCCGATTTCGCCGGGAACGAGCTGTACAAACCGGGCTGGCATTTCGGTTTCAACATTCCGGCGTTCCTGGTGGTCATGATCCTGACCGTGCTGCTGGTGCGCGGTATCCGTGAATCGGCGGAGGCGAACAATGCCATGGTGATGCTGAAGATCGCCGCCATCATGGCCTTTGTCATCGCCGGTTCCTATTACGTCAAGCCGGCGAACTGGCACCCATTCCTGCCCAACGGCTGGGCCGGCGTGCTCACCGGCGGCTCGATCATATTCTTCACCTATATCGGCTTCGATTCGGTCTCGACGGCAGCGGAGGAGGCCAAGAACCCGCAACGCGACTTGCCCATCGGCATCATCGCGACTCTCATCATCTGTACGCTGCTCTATATCGCGGTCGTGGTGATCCTGACCGGCATGGTGCGATGGGAGACATTGATCGACGATGCTGCCCCGGTCGTGAACACCATGCGCAAGCTGAAGATGCATGGCGTGCGGCTGGCGGTCTTGCTGGGCGCGATGATGGGCATGATCTCCTCGCTGCTGGTCTTCCAGCTGGGCCAGGCGCGGGTTTGGTTTGCCATGTCGCGCGACGGCCTGCTGCCGAAGATGTTCGGCTATGTCCATCCCCGGTTTCGCACTCCCAGCATCGCCACCTGGGTGGCGGGATTTCTGGTCGGCATTCCTGCCGGCATGTTCGATATCGGCACGTTCGCCGATCTTTCCAACATCGGCACCCTGTTCGCGTTCGCGCTGGTGGCGGGCGGGGTGCTGATCCTGCGTTACCGCGATCCCCACCGTCCGCGCTCCTTCCGCGCGCCCGGTGGGCCGGTGGCACCGGTGATGACGATCCTCACCTGTCTGCTTCTGATGGCCGGGCTTCCAATCATGAATTGGATCCGGTTCCTTACCTGGCTGATCATCGGGTTGGTCGTGTATTCGCTCTATGGCCGCCGGCACAGCGAGTTCGCCGGCAGGCAGGGGTAGCGATGGCCCCGGCGCAGCCAAGTCCTTTCATCCTGGCGCTGCCCAAGGCGGAATTGCACGTTCACCTCGAAGGTTCGGTCGAGCCCGAGACGCTGGTCGAACTGAGCCGCCGCCACGACCATCCGGAATTCACCCTGCACGATGCCGAACGTCTCTACCGCTACCAGGATTTCGGCGCTTTCCTGGCGGCCTTCAAGACGGTGAGTGAACTGGTGGTGGACCCGGAAGACTACGAGCTCATCACCTACCGCCTGATGGAGCGGCTGCACGCCGAGAACGTGGTGCACGCCGAGGTGTATGTATCGGTCGGGGTCGCGCTCTGGTACAAGCGGGACTTCGCGCCCATCTTCGAGGCGCTGGAGCGCGGGCGCCGCCGCGGCGAGCGCGATTTCGGCGTCTCCGTACTCTGGCTCTTCGATGCGGTCCGGCAGTTCGGGCCCGACCGCGCCCGCCGGGTGGTGGACCAGGCGGCCCGCTACCGCGAGCGCAACGTGGTGGGCATCGGCCTGGGTGGCGACGAGCGCCGCGCGGGGCCGGAATTGTTCCGCGACGTGTATGCCTATGCCGCCGACCACGGCCTCCATCTCACCTGCCACGCCGGCGAGACCGCGGGGCCGGAATCCATCTGGGGAGCGCTCAACCTCAAGGCCGAGCGCCTGGGCCACGCCCTTACCGCCGAACGCGACCGCGAACTCATGGCCGCCCTCGTCGAGCGCCAGGTCCCGCTGGAGATTTGCATCAGCAGCAATCTCCGCACCGCATCCTGCTCGCGCATCGAGGACCACCCGGTTAAGCGCTATTTCGATCTCGGCGCCATGGTCACTCTCAACAGCGACGACCCGGCGATGTTCGGCACTTCGCTCGGCCGTGAATACCAGATCGCGCAGGAGGCCTTCGGCTTCACCGATGAGCAGCTGCGCGAAGTCGCCCGCAACTCCTTCGAGGCGAGTTTCCTCGCGCCGGAGAAGAAGCTGAGCTATCTGGACCGCCTCGACGCCCTGCCGCCGTTCGCCGAGCGGCCGGTGCGGCACTCATGAGGATCCTCCGCCAGTTGCTGGCCTGCCTGCTGCTGTGTACCTGCGCGCTGGCAGCCGAGCCGAACAGCCGCGCCCTGGCCATCACCAACGTCAACATCGTGGACGTCACCGACGGCAGCGTGGAGCGCAACGTCACCATCTACATCCGCGGGAGCCACATCCAGTGGGTGGCCAAGGTCGCTATGCTGGAGCACGGCGAGCACCTGCAGGTGGTCAACGGTGTCGATCGCTACGTGATCCCCGGCCTGTGGAACATGCACATGCACCTCGTCCAGGACGTGCCCGCGGACTACACCGAGAAGGTGCTGATGCCGTTGATGATCGCCAACGGCGTGACCGGCGCTCGCGATATGGGCGGGAATCTCACCCGGCTGAAGGCGCTGCGGGAGCGCATCGCTTCCGGCGAGCTGCTGGGTCCGCGCATCGTGTTGGCCGGTCCTATGCTCGATGGTCCGCAGCCTGCCTATTCCGATTCCCTCGCCATTTCCACTACCGAGGATGCGCGCACCGCGGTGCGCCTGCTCAAAGAACAAGGGGTGGACTTCATCAAGGTCCAAAGCCTTCTGCCGCGCGCTGCCTATTTCGCGGTGGCCGACGAGGCCAAGAAGCAGGCGCTCAATTTCGTCGGTCATGTGCCGGACGCGGTCACCGCGGCCGAAGCTTCGCAGGCCGGGCAGCGGAGCATGGAGCACATGCTGAACATCCTGCGCGGCTGCTCCACCGAGGAGCGGCCGATCATGGCGGCGGCCGCAGAATTCGCGGCCCGCGCGGGGACGGTCACGCCGGCCCAGGCCAGCGCCTTCGGCCAGGCCCAGCGGGAACGCATCCTCAGGACCTACAGTCCGGCGCGCGCCGACGACCTCTTCCAGCGCCTTCTCTCCAATCGCAACTGGCAGACGCCCACCCTGGTGCAGCTCCGTTTCTTCGAGTACGCCGACGTCGGTGAGTGGGACCGCGATGCCCGCATGAGGTTCGTCCCCGCTTTCCTGCGCGACAGATGGAAGCAGCAGCGGGAGGACTTCCTGAAAGAACGCTCGCCGGCCAATCTCGCCGGCTGGAAGGCGTTCTTCCGCAAGACCCGCCAGCAGCTCGCGCCCATGCGCCGGGATTATGTCCACTTCCTGACCGGCACTGACAGCGGCCCCTACGCCTTTCCCGGCTCCGCGCTGCACGACGAGCTGGAGCTGCTGGTGGAGAACGGCCTGTCCCCGCTTTCAGCCCTGCGCGGCGCCACCATCGAAGCCGCCATCGTGATGGGCCGCCAGCGCGACACCGGCGCCATCGCGCAGGGTAGATTCGCCGACATCGTCTTCCTGGACGGCAATCCGCTGGAAGACATCCGCAACGT is a window from the Terriglobales bacterium genome containing:
- a CDS encoding isoprenylcysteine carboxylmethyltransferase family protein; translation: MSDWGTWARRIRVPVGFVFAVLYLWLARPTAASIIAGAAVAAVGLALRAWASGHVSKAEEITQSGPYAYTRNPLYLGSILVGAGFALAARSPWIAAGMLALFLAVYIPVIRWEEAWLRAHLGGFDEYAARVPRLLPRVTPAGVPGAFSRERYLKHREYNALLGAVAMLAALVIKLRFL
- the lpxK gene encoding tetraacyldisaccharide 4'-kinase: MMLSSVYSFVTAFRNQLYDRDLLAARRLARPVVSVGNISTGGSGKTPFVIALGELLQARGISFDVLSRGYGRKSTGVRVVDPAGLPEEFGDEPLLIARKLKVPVVVGEDRYQAGAAAEKLFETRLHLLDDGFQHRQLARDFDVVLVTPEEARDRLLPRGRLREALTALRRADAVVLMSGAEPHAFPAARAFWRARRGILATNVPPRPVAFCAIARPKNFFLQLTKAGIEPAGEAVFRDHHRYTKDDVHELLHLAQKCDAGGFVTTEKDAVNLGGYFSSLKPLAVVPVKMELVDAQAAIDAMLDAIARRRGRPV
- a CDS encoding 3-deoxy-D-manno-octulosonic acid transferase, which produces MHFLYSAALLLALLVTLPYWLWKMLAAGKYRSGLAERLGSVPPRILRRSPEGCIWVHAVSVGEVLAIGKLVEGLAARHPGRRLFVSTTTATGQKLARERFGEENVFFFPLDLGFSVRSYMRALRPAMVVLAETEFWPNFLHAAHSQGARVAVVNARISDRSFPRYRWLRFVWRHVLRRVAVFLAQSGLDAQRLVEIGAPAERVRVAGNLKFDIAAPAAKPVVEMLGAAFARSGVDQVIVAGSTVEGEEPLLLDAFRPLLKSHPRTALVLAPRHPERFESVAGLLLGSSSSFIRRSRMTGQESCAGAVILLDTIGELAAVYTLASVAFVGGSLVPRGGHNILEPAQHGVPIVTGPHTENFRDIVNIFSRAGAVSVAAPEWLSAELLRLLDDSVVRRELGQRAADVFRSQSGATARTLEALETLLPAVESRAG
- a CDS encoding DUF5666 domain-containing protein; this encodes MIRRWFLALAWTGLFLSLSACGVGGGSPIDKGTGSAPLNVNIGDASADRIVSFDLTINSVTLTGSGVSATLLSTPTKVEFSHLSGTVAPLSLASASNATFNNLTITLADPHVTIINDLGVPVAANASLTQASVSVPISATFNNTASTLNIDLNLAQSTTLNLGVNPPTASIAPILTAAVVTNAASSQTPETGGFQEVTGAISGIAGSSFTISVKQAGETLTFATDSNTTFSGVSGVPALQTGNVVQVNGATMNDGTLLATRVSLQVGGPAGLEVEGLVASVTGSPATSVDAVVHDVATSSASQPAIADIVTTDISTVPANKFLVNSAADLTGVAVAFDASHVAVGQSLELDAATAAANNIVADQVQLRDGTWTGTITGAIIPVGNATKFTLTLPSDSALVKLTAPTLNPVTTITVFKQPSTTMLNGVTITPNLAVRVRGPLFFDGANYTLVAVRMTTP
- a CDS encoding DUF971 domain-containing protein, with protein sequence MPMPALPPAEPKSVVVNLTAGTGIEIEWKDGHRSSYTFQYLRDACPCAMCNEERDKTGREPGEAAKPAAGALPMFKAAAKPVHVERMGKYAIRFTWNDKHEHGIYSWDYFRHICPCAECRALRAASQEPTTKVQ
- a CDS encoding UvrD-helicase domain-containing protein — its product is MQHLLDQLNPQQRKAVETVAGPLLILAGAGSGKTRVITYRIAHLIENLGVSPDSILAVTFTNKAAAEMAERVEKLTSGSLLRQPWISTFHSFCVRVLRRDIEALNEFRKDFAIYDETDQQQVVKAAMRRLGLDDKQTKPQAVLGRISWAKNHMLDPQQVFHSANDPISERVAHVFEIYRQELRKANALDFDDLLLEAVRLLKEAAEVRERYNRRFEYILIDEYQDTNRPQYELMRLLAGAHHNVCVVGDEDQSIYSWRGADIRNILEFEKDFPDAKIIRLEQNYRSTQTILSAASAVVAHNVQRKGKTLWTSREGGGKVGFYEAPDGENEALFVADHISKYVARAHQEGVEQPRAAVLYRTNFQSRLVEEAMRRYGVKYHVVGGFSFYERTEIKDLISYLKLIQNLDDSIALLRVVNTPVRGIGKTTVETLERIALETGMSLWGAIGEAIQRHLLPARALAALKGFRQVIEDGRAMLAGTFVEKLAGELQESSVVSRQSSAEESISEDESAADFFSKLAADDRRPSTDDQASDQRLATSDPVVGFRSPGGPATLPEVLKFLIDRTGYIKQLEEEATPDSFARIDNLRELVNAAMDARDRGETLSDFLDHAALVSEADDYDEKAQITLMTLHAAKGLEFPLVCLIGLEEGLFPHSRTLMDPPQLEEERRLCYVGMTRAMDTLLITRARFRRRYGTDLPDATVPSRFLEEVPPQLLEDLTEPRGRGTARDVVARDYDHAHDRYDEDFDQRPRYGNGRKPKTSYGGATYNSIDNIAEFFASRGKKFTRSKIEVPTSTGKTGFRPGMKVRHPKYGEGTVYKREGEGDDAKITVQFPRFGLKKLVERFAQLERA